A genomic segment from Culex pipiens pallens isolate TS unplaced genomic scaffold, TS_CPP_V2 Cpp_Un0001, whole genome shotgun sequence encodes:
- the LOC120417796 gene encoding uncharacterized protein LOC120417796 — protein MWRSFLGLNTEQKVEPEENEESEQEASVQKKPEPEDRKPVVHQLPLTPKQRHTESKRKMADEEVQALLNRRGHVKGKLTRVRTVLGQPGIPASRIVVCKANAEKYYGEYNSLNNNIMDARLSEEQRTENAERFLDFEQLYDEVLEKIVELTAPPNRAQAVVPAGQASQQVIVQQTPLRAPIPTFDGQYENWPKFKSMFLELMKNSPDSDAIKLHYLDKSLVGAATGMIDTKTLQDNNYAHAWEILEDRYENRRLIIDIHINGILQLKRMAKKSSKELRELYEECSRHVENLRYHKQELLGVSELFVVNILSSCLDRETREQWEATVKKGELPKYAQTIEFLKQRCAILERCELAAPASYAVRSAVPKAVQSSKPSAKITSAAATSNEAECDLCDGSHANYKCGSFRGMSVAERWSKVRDARLCYNCLRKGHRVGQCPSDRSCKCGEKHHSLLHQEKNQQQTKPKPEAAPVSAKAPSAVSSASVKAGPSDTGTPEVNDDNEQQATSCFSSGALKSPQQVLLQTAIINVADKSGRFHPCRTLLDSGSQAHILSEAMARTLGLTFEKCNVTVVGANAVKTQAKKGVNLTFSSRYCEFQDNISCLISDKPTGRIPSARIETAAWHIPSDVFLADPKFSEPDEIDLVMASNYVWDLLRTDRVKLANGTVTLRETDLGWIVTGVYDPFQQLSCQVVHSNITLKDQLNNAIEKFWLVEELADKQLQTNEEQEVEEHFRGTHGRDGSGRFVVRLPFKDEVLELGDNRVQALRRFNLLERRLSRNPELREQYTAFVEEYEALGHCKEISEHQDSPEVRKYYLPHHAVLKPSSSSTKLRVVFDASAKAGKYSLNDVLKVGPTVQNDLFSIVLRFRRHPVAFTADVVKMYRQVRVHPSDTPYQRIFWRKDPNERLRVLELNTVTYGTASAPFLATRCLVEQAESAKGRFPAAAKIVIEDMYVDDMLSGASNEKEAVKLVLEVKKILEEGGFPVKKWCSNSEQVLKCVPEEDREKPKPIEEYSANEAIKALGVLWDPREDEFRFVNCLEECDDKPVSKAKVFSDILKVFDPLGFVAPVIVLAKVFMQKLWASKMDWATELNEELLCEWFEIRESLTALNDIRVPRCVVVPNTVLHELHGFADASTVAYGANVYLRCIRGNGSAEANLLCAKSRVAPLKKLSVPNLELCAALLLARLVVKVIETLDLKLSAIELYSDSQIVLAWLKKDPNLLETFVRNHIIQIFNLTGKFRWNYVRSADNPADIVSRGMSPKLLSRCPKWWKSLLPLTSAAYVPEEPPELEDDELPGLVAIVYKVTVFEEMPVFKRFGEFRKLQRVICYVRRFVQNCRNKKSGQPRTTCAYVTVPETRAALQSIIWSIQMAALPDEFYLAKTEQTSSQLASLAPIVDEDGLLRVGGRLEHSSLPYEAKHPVILPRHHVTTLLVRALHVENLHVGPSGLLAIVRQQYWPLKARNVVRDVTRKCLQCFKANPRRIEQFMGQLPAERVNVAAPFEYTGVDYTGPVTVKQGKYRPKLTKAYIAVLDNRGLLAALDRFVNRRGMVRKIFSDNATNFVGASRSLREMHELFKQDLLKRGIQDLLVPKAIEWSFIPPRAPNFGGLWEAGVKSVKTHLKRTLQNAVLTFEEFATILTHVEAVLNSRPLFSLSDSPGDPLPITPAHLQLGRPLRPVAKPSRSGVADNRLNRWEYLDKLREDFWGRWSREYLTSLQNRAKWTKKSHNLQPGMLVLLVEDNLPSQTWKVGIIVETYPGMDALVRVVDVKTGSGAVFKRSVSKLAPLPTVDNDRLLERFGASD, from the exons ATGTGGCGTAGTTTCTTGGGGTTGAACACCGAGCAGAAAGTTGAGCCGGAAGAAAATGAGGAATCTGAGCAGGAAGCCAGTGTTCAGAAGAAACCGGAACCGGAAGACCGTAAGCCCGTGGTGCATCAACTTCCGCTGACTCCGAAGCAACGGCACACGGAGAGCAAGCGGAAAATGGCGGACGAAGAAGTGCAGGCGTTGCTGAACAGGCGCGGACATGTCAAGGGCAAGCTGACGCGGGTCAGGACTGTCCTCGGCCAGCCTGGAATCCCAGCATCGCGGATCGTAGTCTGCAAGGCGAACGCTGAAAAGTACTACGGTGAGTACAACAGCCTTAACAACAATATTATGGACGCAAGGTTGTCGGAAGAGCAGAGGACCGAGAACGCCGAACGGTTTTTGGACTTCGAGCAGCTCTACGACGAGGTGCTGGAGAAGATTGTTGAGCTCACAGCACCACCGAATCGTGCCCAAGCGGTCGTCCCTGCCGGACAGGCTAGTCAGCAGGTGATTGTACAGCAGACGCCCTTGCGTGCACCGATTCCAACGTTTGACGGCCAGTACGAGAACTGGCCGAAGTTCAAGTCGATGTTCCTGGAGCTGATGAAGAACTCGCCAGACTCGGACGCCATCAAGCTGCACTACTTGGACAAGTCTCTGGTGGGTGCGGCGACGGGCATGATCGACACGAAGACGCTTCAGGACAACAACTATGCGCACGCGTGGGAGATCCTCGAGGACCGGTACGAGAACCGACGCCTGATCATCGACATCCACATCAACGGGATCTTGCAGCTAAAAAGGATGGCGAAGAAGTCGTCAAAGGAGCTGCGAGAGCTGTACGAGGAGTGTTCGAGACACGTTGAAAACTTACGGTACCACAAGCAGGAGTTGCTGGGTGTATCTGAGTTGTTCGTCGTCAACATTCTGTCGTCTTGCTTGGATCGTGAGACACGTGAGCAGTGGGAAGCTACCGTCAAGAAGGGTGAACTCCCGAAGTATGCGCAGACGATCGAATTCTTGAAGCAGCGGTGCGCCATCCTGGAACGGTGCGAGTTAGCTGCCCCTGCGTCGTATGCGGTCCGGTCGGCAGTTCCCAAGGCGGTGCAGTCCTCGAAGCCATCGGCGAAGATCACCTCGGCAGCCGCGACATCCAACGAGGCCGAGTGCGATCTGTGTGACGGGTCTCACGCGAACTACAAGTGTGGCTCGTTCCGCGGCATGAGTGTTGCGGAGAGATGGTCGAAGGTGCGTGACGCGAGGCTGTGCTACAACTGCTTGCGCAAGGGTCACCGAGTTGGACAGTGTCCGTCGGATCGATCCTGTAAGTGCGGTGAGAAGCACCACAGCTTGTTGCACCAGGAGAAGAACCAGCAGCAAACCAAGCCGAAGCCAGAAGCGGCTCCGGTATCAGCGAAGGCGCCGTCGGCAGTGTCATCCGCCAGCGTGAAGGCTGGTCCCAGCGACACGGGTACGCCGGAAGTGAACGACGACAACGAGCAGCAGGCAACTTCGTGCTTCAGCAGCGGAGCGCTGAAGTCACCGCAGCAGGTTCTGCTGCAGACAGCGATCATCAACGTGGCGGACAAGTCCGGCAGGTTCCATCCGTGTCGAACGTTGTTGGATTCCGGTTCCCAGGCGCACATTTTGTCGGAGGCGATGGCACGAACCCTCGGTCTAACCTTCGAAAAGTGCAACGTGACGGTCGTTGGAGCCAACGCAGTGAAGACGCAAGCAAAGAAGGGAGTCAACCTTACCTTCTCGTCGAGGTACTGTGAGTTCCAAGACAACATCTCGTGCCTGATTTCGGACAAGCCAACGGGACGGATCCCGTCGGCAAGAATCGAGACAGCTGCTTGGCACATCCCGAGTGACGTGTTCCTGGCAGACCCGAAGTTCAGCGAGCCGGACGAGATTGACCTGGTCATGGCGTCGAACTACGTGTGGGACTTGCTGCGAACggatcgagtgaaactggcgaACGGCACCGTGACTCTGCGTGAAACCGATCTGGGCTGGATCGTGACCGGCGTGTACGACCCGTTCCAGCAGCTGAGTTGCCAAGTCGTCCACTCAAACATTACGCTGAAGGATCAGCTGAACAACGCCATCGAGAAGTTCTGGCTGGTTGAAGAACTAGCAGACAAGCAACTTCAAACCAACGAAGAACAGGAAGTGGAAGAGCACTTTCGTGGCACCCACGGCCGTGACGGAAGTGGTCGCTTCGTCGTCAGGTTGCCGTTCAAGGACGAGGTTCTTGAGCTGGGCGACAACCGAGTCCAGGCGTTGAGGAGATTCAACCTGCTGGAGCGCCGTCTGTCGCGCAACCCGGAACTCCGAGAGCAGTACACGGCGTTCGTCGAGGAGTACGAGGCGCTGGGTCACTGCAAGGAGATTTCTGAGCATCAAGATTCACCAGAAGTGCGTAAGTACTACCTGCCGCACCACGCTGTGCTCAAACCGTCCAGTTCGTCTACGAAGCTGCGGGTGGTTTTCGACGCCAGCGCCAAGGCCGGCAAGTACTCCCTGAACGATGTGTTGAAGGTGGGACCGACCGTCCAGAATGACCTGTTCTCCATCGTTCTGCGGTTCCGTCGCCATCCGGTCGCATTCACCGCCGACGTGGTGAAGATGTATCGGCAGGTGCGTGTGCATCCGAGCGATACGCCGTACCAGCGAATCTTCTGGAGGAAGGACCCGAACGAGCGCTTGCGAGTGCTTGAGCTGAACACCGTGACCTACGGAACGGCGAGCGCCCCGTTCCTCGCAACGCGGTGTCTGGTGGAGCAGGCGGAGTCGGCGAAAGGCCGGTTCCCAGCAGCCGCCAAGATCGTGATCGAGGACATGTATGTCGACGACATGCTGTCCGGAGCCAGCAACGAGAAGGAAGCAGTGAAACTTGTGCTGGAAGTGAAGAAGATCCTGGAAGAGGGAGGTTTCCCAGTGAAAAAGTGGTGCTCTAACTCAGAGCAAGTGCTGAAGTGTGTGCCTGAAGAAGATCGGGAGAAGCCGAAACCGATCGAAGAGTACAGTGCGAACGAAGCCATCAAGGCTCTGGGTGTCCTGTGGGACCCACGCGAGGATGAGTTTCGTTTTGTGAACTGTTTGGAAGAGTGCGACGACAAACCAGTTTCGAAGGCGAAAGTGTTTTCGGACATCCTGAAAGTGTTTGACCCGCTGGGCTTCGTAGCCCCAGTCATCGTGCTGGCCAAAGTGTTTATGCAGAAGTTGTGGGCCAGCAAGATGGACTGGGCTACTGAACTAAACGAAGAGCTTCTGTGTGAGTGGTTCGAGATTCGAGAGTCTCTAACAGCGCTGAACGACATTCGTGTGCCACGATGCGTCGTGGTGCCCAACACGGTTCTGCACGAGCTGCACGGATTCGCTGACGCGTCGACCGTTGCCTACGGGGCTAACGTCTACCTGCGCTGCATCCGCGGGAATGGGTCGGCCGAGGCCAACCTGTTGTGCGCGAAATCCCGAGTGGCTCCGCTAAAGAAGCTGTCCGTGCCGAACCTGGAGCTGTGTGCAGCGCTGTTGCTTGCGCGGCTCGTCGTGAAGGTCATCGAAACGCTGGATCTGAAGCTGTCTGCTATCGAGCTGTATTCGGACAGCCAGATTGTGCTCGCATGGCTGAAGAAGGATCCGAATCTCCTGGAGACCTTCGTGCGTAACCACATCATCCAGATCTTCAACCTCACAGGTAAGTTCCGATGGAATTACGTGAGGTCAGCCGACAATCCGGCAGACATCGTCTCTCGAGGGATGAGTCCCAAACTCTTGAGTCGGTGTCCGAAGTGGTGGAAGAGTCTTCTACCGCTGACGAGCGCTGCCTACGTTCCTGAAGAACCCCCCGAACTCGAGGACGACGAGCTGCCAGGGCTGGTAGCCATCGTCTACAAAGTCACCGTCTTCGAGGAGATGCCGGTGTTTAAACGGTTCGGCGAGTTCCGGAAACTCCAGCGCGTGATCTGCTACGTGCGCAGATTCGTCCAGAACTGCAGGAACAAGAAGTCTGGACAACCAAGGACGACGTGCGCCTACGTGACAGTTCCTGAAACGAGAGCGGCGTTACAGTCCATCATTTGGTCGATTCAAATGGCAGCCTTACCAGATGAGTTTTATCTAGCGAAGACCGAACAAACATCCAGCCAGCTCGCGAGCCTGGCACCAATCGTCGACGAGGACGGTCTGCTGAGAGTCGGCGGACGTCTGGAACATTCGAGCCTCCCGTACGAGGCCAAGCATCCCGTGATTCTGCCCCGTCATCACGTGACTACGTTGCTGGTCCGAGCGCTGCATGTGGAGAACCTGCATGTCGGCCCCTCCGGACTCCTGGCCATCGTTCGACAACAGTACTGGCCGCTGAAGGCGCGCAACGTAGTTCGCGACGTGACTCGCAAGTGCCTGCAGTGCTTCAAGGCCAACCCACGCAGGATTGAACAGTTCATGGGACAGCTTCCAGCGGAACGAGTGAACGTTGCAGCCCCCTTCGAGTACACCGGCGTGGACTACACTGGACCTGTGACGGTGAAACAAGGCAAGTACAGACCTAAACTTACCAAAGCCTACATCGCCGT ACTTGACAACCGAGGCCTTTTGGCCGCCCTGGATCGTTTCGTCAACCGACGAGGCATGGTGCGCAAGATCTTCTCTGACAATGCGACGAATTTCGTCGGGGCGTCACGATCATTGCGCGAAATGCACGAGCTCTTCAAGCAGGACCTTCTGAAGCGCGGAATCCAGGATTTGCTCGTGCCCAAGGCCATCGAGTGGAGCTTCATCCCGCCCAGGGCTCCCAACTTCGGCGGATTGTGGGAGGCGGGCGTGAAGAGCGTCAAGACACACCTGAAACGAACGCTGCAGAATGCGGTGCTTACCTTCGAAGAATTTGCTACCATCTTGACGCACGTTGAAGCGGTCTTGAACTCTCGGCCGCTCTTCAGCTTGTCGGACAGCCCCGGAGATCCCCTTCCGATAACTCCGGCGCATCTTCAACTCGGCAGGCCGCTGCGTCCTGTCGCCAAGCCCTCCCGTAGCGGTGTCGCGGACAACCGTCTGAACCGCTGGGAGTACCTGGACAAGCTTCGTGAGGACTTCTGGGGCCGCTGGTCCAGAGAGTACCTGACAAGTCTGCAGAACCGTGCGAAGTGGACCAAGAAATCGCACAATCTGCAGCCCGGAATGCTGGTCCTCCTCGTCGAGGACAACCTTCCGTCGCAGACCTGGAAGGTCGGCATCATCGTCGAGACTTACCCCGGAATGGACGCGCTGGTGCGTGTCGTGGACGTGAAAACCGGTTCTGGAGCAGTCTTCAAGCGGTCGGTATCCAAACTGGCACCCTTGCCGACCGTGGACAACGACCGGCTTCTGGAGCGCTTCGGTGCTTCAGATTAG